In Ostrea edulis chromosome 4, xbOstEdul1.1, whole genome shotgun sequence, a single window of DNA contains:
- the LOC130046442 gene encoding heparan sulfate glucosamine 3-O-sulfotransferase 3A1-like, whose protein sequence is MFPYDVLRPRKQLRKLIAVFSVLFVFFVFGAIMTEKDSLLQENEKYKENERDFYFGMKTKPYILRESPRTEEKGDIFYLDGEQNNVVADDQLQIVTSRPVKRLPKALIIGVKKSGTKTLQEFLRIHPDICTPANEVHYFTRNYHKGLEWYRRQMPVSVENQMTIERTRGYYVHGDVPQRIALQIPTVRLIVVVRNPVLRALLDYTSQCDRNKSDLSFMEAFFWNNITGFIDMSRDFIQTSMYVKFLENWFQYFRLDQFHFVNGDMLYRNPSHELNKLEGFLKIRNLISSDHFYYNTSRDSLCIKKHDCQGRPHCFSENKLKTYPPPFLLRRLREFFHPFNEKFYRQTKQRFNWNV, encoded by the exons ATGTTTCCCTATGATGTTCTGAGGCCCCGAAAACAATTGCGAAAACTAATTGCCGTTTTCTCTGTATTGTTTGTGTTCTTCGTTTTCGGAGCTATCATGACCGAGAAAGACAGTCTCTTGCAGGAAAAcgaaaaatataaagaaaatgagaGAGACTTCTACTTTGGAATGAAGACGAAACCGTACATTTTACGTGAATCTCCGCGAACAGAGGAAAAGGGTgacattttttaccttgacgGTGAACAAAACAATGTTGTAGCAGATGATCAGTTGCAGATAGTGACGTCACGGCCGGTGAAACGACTACCAAAAGCGTTGATTATCGGCGTCAAAAAGTCGGGAACGAAGACGCTGCAAGAATTCCTTAGAATTCACCCAGATATCTGCACACCTGCTAACGAAGTTCATTATTTTACAAGAAATTACCATAAAGGGCTGGAATGGTACAg ACGACAAATGCCAGTTTCTGTAGAAAACCAAATGACCATCGAAAGAACGCGTGGTTACTACGTCCATGGAGATGTGCCGCAGAGAATCGCTCTTCAGATTCCGACGGTTCGTCTCATAGTGGTGGTTCGAAACCCGGTCCTGCGAGCCTTGCTGGACTATACATCACAGTGCGACAGAAATAAAAGCGACCTGTCTTTTATGGAAGCATTCTTTTGGAATAATATCACCGGATTTATTGACATGTCACGTGATTTCATTCAAACAAGCATGTATGTAAAATTCTTGGAAAATTGGTTTCAATATTTTAGACTTGaccaatttcattttgtaaatggTGATATGTTATACAGAAATCCTTCACATGAACTAAACAAACTCGagggatttttgaaaatacgcaATTTGATTTCATCGGATCATTTCTATTACAATACTTCACGTGATTCTCTGTGCATTAAAAAACATGACTGTCAAGGACGTCCCCATTGCTTTTCGGAAAACAAACTTAAAACTTACCCACCACCATTCTTATTGAGACGCCTCCGCGAATTCTTCCATCCTTTTAATGAGAAGTTTTATAGACAAACAAAGCAACGTTTTAATTGGAACGTTTga
- the LOC130053795 gene encoding uncharacterized protein LOC130053795: MIAEARGFEHSRRTPTDPTQHSHPTTSTSQPSNINTPPIPSPTHITTHTISPPHTHNNIPTPPPNIPHNTPTPPHNTPPNNIPTSQHTPQQHPHPTPTTSLPHNILTSQHPQSTTSSSHNIPNPQHPHLTTSPIHNIPTPPAQHPHHTRTTSTSHPHNIHTTPTQHPHPTRTTSTSHPHNIHTTPAQHPHPTRTTSTPHPHNIHIPPAQHPHPTRTTSTSHPHNIHIPPAQHPHPTRTTSTSHPHNIHTPGL, encoded by the exons atgataGCGGAGGCCAG GGGGTTTGAACACAGTCGTCGTACTCCAACCGACCCCACACAACATTCCCACCCAACAACATCAACATCCCAACCCTCAAACATCAACACCCCACCCATCCCATCCCCAACCCACATCACCACCCACACAATATCCCCACCCCACACCCACAACAACATTCCTACCCCACCTCCCAATATTCCCCACAACACCCCAACCCCACCTCACAACACCCCACCCAATAACATCCCCACCTCCCAACATACCCCACAACAACATCCCCACCCCACTCCCACAACATCTCTACCCCACAACATCCTCACCTCACAACATCCCCAATCCACAACATCCTCATCTCACAACATCCCCAATCCACAACATCCTCATCTCACAACATCCCCAATCCACAACATCCCCACCCCACCCGCACAACATCCACACCACACCCGCACAACATCCACATCCCACCCGCACAACATCCACACCACACCCACACAACATCCACACCCCACCCGCACAACATCCACATCCCACCCGCACAACATCCACACCACACCCGCACAACATCCACATCCCACCCGCACAACATCCACACCACACCCGCACAACATCCACATCCCACCCGCACAACATCCACACCCCACCCGCACAACATCCACATCCCACCCGCACAACATCCACATCCCACCCGCACAACATCCACACCCCACCCGCACAACATCCACATCCCACCCGCACAACATCCACACCCCGGGTCTGTAG
- the LOC125672027 gene encoding uncharacterized protein LOC125672027, with amino-acid sequence MTRNLLCVVAVLGLSQSVIGGSPHQPILTKRGALSYVVSQGCPYLVHYVHDNYFSYRRYRQVSPSTTAPPTLNWVTYVYDRGVANYVPMELIHGYISCGMKYALYAVKAPSNILQQLHADFSGIPGVLG; translated from the exons ATGACAAGGAACCTGCTCTGTGTTGTGGCTGTGCTGGGTTTGAGCCAGAGTGTTATTGGAGGAAGCCCACATCAACCTATTCTCACAAAGAGAGGGGCTCTCTCCTATGTTGTGAGTCAAGGTTGTCCTTATCTTGTACA TTACGTCCACGATAATTACTTTTCGTACCGCCGTTACCGCCAGGTGTCGCCCTCCACTACTGCCCCACCCACTCTGAACTGGGTGACGTACGTGTACGACAGGGGCGTGGCTAATTACGTTCCTATGGAACTCATTCATGGCTACATCAGTTGTGGTATGAAATATGCTTTGTATGCAGTTAAGGCCCCCTCCAACATTTTACAGCAACTCCATGCGGACTTCTCCGGCATTCCTGGTGTTTTAG